The following are encoded together in the Chloroflexota bacterium genome:
- a CDS encoding ABC transporter permease produces the protein MTAELRPALLAVWASFLCRWQEVGRAKVRLLSLLINVATLLIPLLLAQLAFGSEGFAASGGGEHVVAFVAVGWLALHVAQSAATGTQSYLRSGNETGVLPHLCTTRVARWVPIAGVTLFELATMLILALAILVVVLLVAGGFPAVSLLSIPVILLSLVGFAGMGLAWGSVALVVRQWQVPRLFDSIAFLLAGAAFPIAVLPAEVRWISYGLPHTYALDAIRHTLLGTPTLIPIWAELIILSLTAVVAGIGGVAVFNRLDRYATRHGLVGLYT, from the coding sequence ATGACGGCCGAACTTCGTCCCGCGCTGCTGGCGGTGTGGGCGTCGTTCCTATGCCGATGGCAGGAAGTCGGACGCGCCAAGGTCCGCTTGCTGTCCCTCTTGATCAACGTGGCGACACTCCTTATCCCCCTGCTGTTGGCGCAACTGGCGTTCGGCAGCGAGGGATTCGCGGCCAGCGGCGGCGGGGAGCACGTCGTCGCGTTCGTCGCCGTCGGGTGGCTCGCGCTGCATGTCGCCCAAAGTGCAGCCACGGGGACCCAGAGCTATCTCCGCTCGGGGAATGAAACCGGCGTGCTGCCGCACCTCTGCACCACGCGAGTCGCGCGATGGGTGCCGATTGCCGGGGTGACGCTGTTTGAGCTGGCGACCATGCTGATTCTGGCGCTCGCCATCCTGGTCGTCGTGTTGCTGGTCGCCGGCGGGTTTCCGGCAGTGAGCCTTCTTAGCATCCCCGTGATTCTGCTAAGCCTGGTCGGATTCGCCGGCATGGGGCTGGCCTGGGGCAGCGTGGCGCTGGTGGTCCGGCAGTGGCAGGTCCCGCGACTCTTCGACAGCATCGCCTTTCTGCTCGCGGGAGCAGCCTTTCCGATCGCCGTCCTGCCGGCCGAGGTCAGGTGGATCAGCTACGGCCTGCCCCACACCTACGCCCTGGACGCCATCCGCCACACGCTGCTGGGCACGCCCACGCTGATCCCCATCTGGGCCGAGTTGATCATCCTGTCGCTGACCGCTGTCGTCGCCGGCATCGGCGGCGTCGCCGTCTTCAACCGCCTCGACCGCTACGCCACCCGCCACGGCCTGGTGGGGCTGTACACCTAG